In Nocardia asteroides, a single genomic region encodes these proteins:
- a CDS encoding histidine phosphatase family protein yields MAGMVRLDLVSHGITGALRAGRFPDDEPLLDTWAAAPVARPPAVVLTGPERRAVRTAAVLGVRAEVDPALRDLDAGRWRGLGMAELPPEQLHAWLTDPAFDGHGGESVVAVVARVGAWLAEVAARGAAVLAVTHPAVVRAAVVTTLDAPPSAFWRVDVPPGSRTRLHFRSAWTLRLPA; encoded by the coding sequence ATGGCGGGGATGGTGCGGCTCGATCTGGTGAGCCACGGGATTACCGGTGCGTTGCGGGCCGGGCGGTTCCCGGACGACGAGCCGCTGCTCGACACCTGGGCCGCGGCACCGGTCGCGCGGCCGCCCGCGGTGGTGCTGACCGGGCCGGAGCGGCGGGCGGTGCGGACCGCGGCGGTGCTCGGCGTGCGGGCCGAGGTCGATCCGGCGCTGCGGGATCTGGACGCCGGGCGGTGGCGTGGTCTCGGCATGGCCGAGCTGCCGCCGGAGCAGTTGCACGCATGGCTGACCGACCCGGCGTTCGATGGGCACGGGGGCGAGTCGGTGGTGGCCGTGGTCGCCCGGGTCGGGGCGTGGCTGGCCGAGGTCGCTGCCCGCGGGGCGGCGGTCCTGGCCGTGACGCACCCGGCGGTGGTGCGAGCCGCCGTGGTCACCACGCTGGACGCGCCGCCGAGCGCGTTCTGGCGGGTGGACGTCCCACCCGGCTCCCGCACCCGGCTGCACTTCCGCAGCGCCTGGACCCTGCGTCTCCCGGCCTGA